The window ACGGGGCTCAACCGGAAAACAGATTACCTGCCAAGAGACGCCCAGAGTGGCGCTGGGGTAAGTTTGCCCTTTGGCAGAGCGGCATAGTCTATATACTCCATTTACCCCAATATTAGGTTGCTAACTGTGTTTTGTGGCTTGGGGAACAGCCGGTGCCGGGTGTGGGCGTTGCCTTGTCGGGACCAAAAATGCTTACAACGCAAAACGCTGATTGATATCTACGTCCCCCCGGCGATGACGGTACAGTGGTATATTCCTTTCCCGAAGATGAACACCCGTCCTGTCGCTTCAATCCGACTGTTCACCGCATAGGGCAGACTGGCGTCGGCACAGGAAGTGGTCTCGTTTTCGAGACAACTGCAAATAAAACTGCTCTTGTGGTACAACTCCTCCAGATCCTGGATATCTCCAAACTGAACCACGCCGGTAAAGTTCCTTTCAAGCAGGTTAACAAGATCCTTCAATTCGTCGGGCATGGCCGGCACAGTTTTGCGAATCCTAGTGCAAAGATCGTAAACCTGGGCGCGCAACCGTGGAAATCTCACTTCGATGAGATTGAGTACCAGCAAGTTAAAGGTGACGTTCACTTCCTGAAAAACCGGCGATTTCATCAGCTCGCGGGCTAGGTGGATAAGCAGTTCCAAGCTCTGTGTAATCTGCTCCAGTTGGGGCCGGATTGTTTGGAGCGAGCAGCATAACGAACACCCGGCCTGCAGGTTGCTGGCAAAAACATTGCCTCCGACTTGGAGGTGACCGACCGCTGCAATCTTCGCTTGGTTGACTGTGCCGGCAACCAGCACGTTTTCGGCGGCCTCTACAGTCATCCCCTCGCCTACGTTCCCTTTGATGTGCACGTTGCCCCGAAATCGGATGTTCTGATCCTGGGGAGTCAGGTCACCCTCATGGACAAAAACCGGCTGAACACTGAAGACAACCCTGTTCCGGCTGACCCTGGCCGTCGGCAGCCCGCTGGTGGTCGCCACCACCCGCAGTCCCTCGTCAAGTAACCGGGTTCCGGGACCGGCTATGAGTTCGATGCTTTCCTGCTTGGGGGGAAGGATCACATCGCCCCGTACCGTGTTCCCAGGTTCCCCCGGTGTACCCCGCCTCAGCACGGCCAGACAGTCACCCGCTTCAACCGACTGCAGTTGCCTGATTTCCCGAAAATCAAACGGCTCTCCCCGATCACCATCCTTTTCTACAAAGGGGCTCAAAGCGAAAAAATACTCCACCCGATCCGGTTCACCCGGCCGGGGAGGCCTACCCCGGGCCACCAGATAGCTACCCTCGACCGGCTGATCGAATATCTCCTTGAGATACGGATAGTTGATTCCAAATCTCACACCTTTGCGGTTGATTAAGTCCAGCGCCATTTCTTTTGTCGGCGGGATCACCTCGCGAATCCGGGCTTCGGCCTCCAGCATCAGGTTGAATTGGGGACCCTGGTCTGCGGGCACGTACTCCAAGACCCGACCGCACTTGATGGTCAAATGAGCTTCCAACCCGTCCGGACTGATCTCCAACTGCAGTTCCGGTTCCAAATGTTCCACGACGGGTTCCACTACGATTTGGTCGGCCTCTGCCAACAGGGCCATCCCCGTAACCGGTTGGCCGTTTATCAATAACTGCAGCTTGTTTGTGGCCCCGATCCGGGCCCGGCGCCCATCCCCAACCGGGTTCCGAACCTGTACCCGACCTCCTTCGATCCACACCAGTCCGTGGTTACCTCCGTCGGTCAGCGGAGAATCCTCTGCCGGGGCCGTACCGCCCGGAGTGTGGGTGGTCTGCACGGGTGATCGATTTCGACCGGCTTCCGGTTTAGAGGAAGGGCCGGCGACCGTTTCCGGTCCTTCAGGCCGGACCTTCACTCCAGGTTCGGCTTTGGTATGAAACAAGCTTTTTAGGAATGCCTTCAGTTTCTTTTCCGTGTCTTGACCGGACACTCAAACCACCCCCTCCAAAAAACAAGAAGACTACCGCCAAGGTAGTCCACAATCCCAGTGGCGGCCCGGCGGTCCTGGCTTTCGCCTGAAAGCTTTAGACCCGTAGCTTTGCGTCCCTGGCTTTCGCCAGGTTTGCCCTTTCTAGGAAAACTCGCAATTCCATATCTAGTTAATCAAAAACATATCTTTTGTGATGATACTTGTCAACAGGACGAAAATGGCCCCCTGGGCAACCGCCTGCCAGCGCGCCCAGAGGACTCTTGAGGTGTCGAAAGGTGTGGAAAATATTAAGGAATCCCTGATACGGCGCATACTGTCTCCGTGAATGGAGTAGAGATTGGAAATGAGTAAGGGTTTGGTGGTGCTTTGGGGCGGGGTTCTGGTAAGCTTGATGCTACTGGCGCTGCTAGCGTTCTTCAGCCTTTTCCCCCCGGAAATATCGTCTAAAACACTTTCCTATTTTGAGCGGGCTCAGGTGGAACAAGGGCGCGTCTACGCCCAGGCGCGTTACCTTTCGTTTGCGGCGGGCCAGGCGCTAACGCTCCTGGTGCTGGCGGCGGCGGTTTTCCTCTTTCACCGGGGCTGGGTGCCAGCAGCCGGTGGCCAACCCGTATGTCCAGGTGGCCGCGTACGTTTTTGAAGGTGGCCGCGGGATTGACCTGGACCTTGGAATCGCCGGCATCGTGGACGTCGAGACCACCGGATTGCCGCCGGGACAGACGAGGTGGTGTCTGCTACCGGTCGTAGACCACACAGGTTCCGGCGATGAGGTCGTGCAGGCCGCGCTTGTCCTTCTGGAAGGCCACCAGCACAAAGCCCAGCCCGAGAAGGAGCGCGCTGACCGTATAGCCCAGCAGGTACCTCAGCAGCGCCTTCCCGTAGCCGAATTCCCGCCGGCCGGGGTAGGTGACGATCTTGATCCCCATGATCTTCTTCCCGGGCGTCTTTCCGTCCCAGTTCACCCAGAAGGCAGTGGTGACGGCGACCCAGAGTACCAGATTTACGAAGTCGGCCCGGCCGGAGGCCTCCCCGCCGGTGTACCACTCCCAGCCGAACAGGGCGGAGACGAAGATGGTGATGGGAATACCCAATATAAAGCCATCCAGAATCGTGGCTGCCACCCGGACCCAGAAACCGGCGTATTGTACCGACGGCTCCCGGTCGGTGTCGAGCTGGTCCTGATCGTACATACCTTTAAACCCTCCCGGTGATCACAATACTACCACAATGTATGCGGCCGCCCGCGGTCTAGACCAGCCTGTGTCCAGCGTTTTGCGTTGTAAGCATTTTTGGTCCCGACAAGGCAACGCCCACACCCGGCACCGGCTGTTCCCCAAGCCACAAAACACAGTTAGCAACCTAATATTGGGGTAAATGGAGTATATAGACTATGCCGCTCTGCCAAAGGGCAAACTTACCCCAGCGCCACTCTGGGCGTCTCTTGGCAGGTAATCTGTTTTCCGGTTGAGCCCCGTCAGGCCGCCTTCACCAGGCTCCTTAAGTCTATTCCTTGTTTTTGTCGCAGTCGGCCCACGGCCATCGCCAGCATCACCATCAGGGCCAACCCGCAACGTAGCTTCATCTTCTTCAAGCCCCGAATGAAATGCTTTTCAAATCCGTAGGCCTCGTCCAGGCGGGCATTTACCCTTTCTACCGCCGTACGCTTTTTGTAGAGTGTTTTCCACTTGTAGCTGGACCGCGCCAGCGGGGTGAAGATCCGCCGGTCTTCCACCAGGGGAATACGTATCCCACCGGTTGCGGCACATTGTTCCATGCCCCGGCACTCTACTCCGTAGTGCCGGGCCGGACAGCGGTATTTCAAGGTTTCCCGGTCTTTCTCAAATCCCCCGAAGGCCATCTCGCGATGTTTGTTTGTCTCGGGGCAGCAACAATAAACCGTTCCACGGTAATCGTAAACGATGTTCTCCTTACCGGTTACAAGCCACGTCTCCTCGCCGTCCCGCCACGTGTTGCGGATGTCAATCACGGGCTTGATCCGGTATTCGTCCCAGAGTTTCACGTTTAGCTTGATGTCGTCAAAGGCTTTGTCCGCCGCCAATGCCTCGCAGCGGGCCACAATCTCCGGATGCTCTTTCGCCACCCGATCAATGAGTATATGTCCCTCTTTCACGTCGCTGGCCGATGCCTTTGTCACCGCAAATCCCACCGGCAGTTCATAAACAGCGTCAACTACAAGGTGGAGTTTGTAGCCAAACCACCACACGACTTTTTCCCATAGGGTGCCGCCTTTCTTACGCCCCCGGTATGTTTTCCGGCCCCAGTCCGCATCGGTGTCCCGGCGCCCGTCAGGCTTTTGGACCTTCTCTTCTTCATCCCGCTTTTTGCCCCGGGCCAGACTGCTGACGGCTTTGCTGTCTATGGCCAAAATTCGACCGAAATCCGGTAGCAGCACTCTTATTTCATCCACCAGCCGCGTAAATATGTTTTCCACTTCGTCGGCGTGCCGCATCAGTTTCACCAAGATGCGGCTGTATATGTAAGAAGGCGGAACGGCATCCTCGCCCCGGGCCGGATCAAAACCGCAAAGTTCCCGCAACTGGCCGTTCCGGCAGAGTTCCCGCCGCAGGCTCTCCACAGACACGTGCTGAAATACGATCCCGGCCAGGATGGAGTTCCAAACCGCCCGCACCGGGTAATCATCCCGTCCCTTACCACGCTCTCTCTCCAGCTTTTGCATCAACTGCTCATCGGGCAGGTGGTTCACTACAAGCAAAAAACGTTCCAAGTCACCGAGTTCGTCGATTTCCTGCCACCCAAAAAGCCGCTGTTGTGGTATAATGGCCATAAGGGAAACCTCCTTCGTGGTTCTTTTTTGGTGGTTACAAAAAGGATTCTCCACAAAAGGGGGTTTTCCCTTCTTATTTCTCATTCTCCTTCGCTTTTTCTCCGCTTTTCTCCCTTGGGGTCAATTTTGCCGATCCGCCCGTTACCCATCCCTGCAAACCGCATAAAATCCGGATTGGACCGGGGTAAAATGTTTTTTCCGCAACTCTAAAACAGCCTATTTATCTTTTCTCCCGAACATCGCAAATGGCTTGTGTCATTCCGGTTTCACCGGCCGCCGCCCGTCTCTTCCGCCCGCAGTTCATCCCGGAGGCGCATCAGCAAAACTCCGAGCCGGTTTTTCCCGGTGCCTTGTTTGCCGATTCCCCAGTGGTAGTCGTCGGGGGAATCGTGCACCAACTCCTCGTTACCGGTGGCGAGCAGTTTTTCACGCAGTTCGGGATGCTGAGTGAATTTCGCCCGGAGCGCCCTCAGCATCACGTCTTCCTGAACCGCGTCCCAATCGGCCCTCAGGGGCAGGTCTCGCCGTCCGCCTTCAATGGCGGCCATTTTGGCGGTGGCCTGGCAGCGCACGTGCTCGCGAAGGGGGATGGTTTTTCCGCTGCTGTAAGTGATTTCGGCGGTCTCGTCAAACTTGTTGGCTTGATAATAGTGCTCCACGGTCGGCCAAAAACGGCCGTCCAGCTCAAAGCCGTAGGCGGAAACGGTATTCATGAAGCCGTAGGGTTCAAGCGTCTTCCAAAACCTGATCACCGGCAGGCCTCCCTATCCCTCTGAACTTCGGGGATCACGGACTCGTTGGCAGTAGTATTCGACGTGATCCAGGGTTTTCCTCCCTCTTTGGTGCCGGCTGACCTTACGGCCGGGGGCTGGCCGACTTTGCCGGGGTTAACCAAACCGTATTTTACCAGTGACATAATCTTAGCGGACAGGCTTGAAGTTGACAAGTACTCCCGCCAGCGGCCTGCGCCTTCCGGGGCGGTTCCACAGAGGTACATCCGTAAGCCTCAGGGGATGATGTCCACCGTGGTGCCGACCGTTACCAGCTCAAAAAGCTCCACGATGTCTTCGTTTCTCAAGCGTACGCAGCCTCCCGACGCGTGGGTGCCGATCGAGTCCGGCTCGTTGGTCCCGTGAATGCCGTACTTGATGCCGCCCGGTGCCCGCGGGTCGTTTTCTCTCCGCCGGTCTTTTTCGCAGGGGACCGCCAGTCCCAGCCAGCGGAGCCCGAACCGCGGGTCGGAATCATTGTCTCCGGGGAGGGAAACCTTGTTCACAACGGTGAATGTCCCTTCGGGAGTGTATTCCGGCCGTTTGCCGGTGGCCACCGAGTAGATGACGGCCAACTCGCCTCCCTGGTAAAAGTAAAGCCGGTTGGCGCTCTTGTTGATGATGATGCGGTCCCCGCCGCTTTTCGGGCGCGGGTAGACGGCCAGCAGCCGGGCATCCGGTTTGGTGCGGACCAGGTACACCTCGCCGCCGGTGACGACTTTTAGTCCGTCCACCACCGCCCAACCCAGCAGGGGCAGCTCCTGCGCGGTCTTGTGGTGCAGCCTTTGCACGGTCTGGATTTTACCCGCGCTCACCGGCAGGCGGAACTCAGTCCGCGCAGCCTGATTCCGCACCGTAACGCCGCCGGAGCCGGCGAACACCAAGTTTTCCCCGTCGCGGTAAACGATCTCTGCCCTGGGGAGGGGACGTTTGTCCGGCGGGAAATGATAATTCCACGGCTTGAACTGGCCGGCGGCAACTAAGAGGATGGCCAGCCCGGCCAGCAGTCCGGCCAGGACGTACAATGCTCTTTTCATCGACTCACCCCCGAGTATTTTGGCAGCCGCGGGGGCTTCTTACTAAGGCAAAGAGAGGAAAAAACGCGCAATGTGCGAAGATAGACAAAAGAGCACGAATCTTCCAAGATGCCCGCGAGGCGATAACGAGCGCTACGGAAGGGGGAATAGAGGATGGACGGAATGACCTTCTTTGAACAGCTGAACGCAAGCGTGCAGACGTATCTCTTGGACGTTGCCTTCTGGCTGCGGGCGGCCGAAGTCACGGCCCGGGTGCTGGTCATTATCGTCGCCGCCCACCTGATCGTCCGGTTGGCGCGCAAGGCCATCCAGAAGCTGCTCAAGCAGCGGGACAAGGGCTTGGTCAAGGTGGATGAGAGGCGGCTTGGCACGGTCAGCGCGTTGCTTGGCAACGTCGTCGGCTACGTCGTGTACTTCGTGATGGTACTGATGATCCTCGCGCAGTTGGGCTTCAACCTGGGTCCGGTCCTGGCCGGCGCCGGCATTATCGGGCTGGCGGTGGGCTTCGGGGCGCAGAATCTCGTGCGGGACGTGATCAGCGGACTTTTCATCATCCTGGAGGACCAGTACGCCGTCGGCGACTACGTTTCGATCGGCAACTTCACCGGCACGGTGCAGGAGGTGGGCTTGAGGGTCACCAGGATCAAACAGTGGACGGGGGAAGTACACTTCATCCCGAACGGGACCATCACCCAGGTCACCAACTTTTCCAAGGAGAACAGCGCCGCGGTGGTCGATGTCGGCGTCGCCTACGGGGAAAAGATCGACGAGGTCACCCGGGTGCTGGAAGCCCTGCTGGCCCGGTTGAGGATGGAGACCGAGGACATCGTCGGCGAGGCGAAGGTCATGGGCGTACAGGCCCTTGGCGATTCGGGCGTGGTCTTGCGGGTGATGGCCGAGTGTAAGCCCATGACCCAGTTTGACGTGGCCCGCAAGCTACGAGCGATGATCAAGGCCGAGTTTGACGAGAAGAACATCGAGATCCCTTACCCGCGGATGGTGGTGTACCAGCGCGAGTAGGCCCGGCGGCAGGAAAATCGGTATTATCGGCGAAGTGTGCTTTAGTTGCAGTTAATCAACGATTATGGATGCCGTCGCACTAGCGCGGGAGAAATCGAATTTGGAAAGGGATGAGGACTTATCCACCGTTTGTCCGCCGCCACACTCCTGCTTCCGGTTCTTGTGTGCCTGATGCTTTTTCTGGCGCCGGCCGGGCCGGCCGGCGCCACAGCCTTGAGCTATGATGTCGGCGTGGTCATCAACGCCAGTCTCCTGAGCATCCCGGCCCATGATCAGCAGGCCTTCATCAAGGACGGGCGGGTGTACGTACCGCTGCGCGCGGTCGGTAAAAACCTGGGCTGTGAGGTGGAGTGGATCAGGGAAACCAGGCAGGTGGTCATCACCTCCCGGGGCCGACCCGCTGACCCGCTAAAGCGGGTGCCCCCGGGTACCCCGGCGGCGGCGCTTCCCGGCCGGACGGGTGACCGACAGCGGGTGCAGATCGTGGTGGACGGGCAGATCAAGGAGTTTTCCGCCGACTACGGCGAGCCCTTCATCACCGCTGCGGGGCGGACGGTGGTCCCCTTACGGGCGGTGGGCGAGGCGCTGGGCTGTGAGGTGGACTGGAACAGTGCCACGCGCTTGGTGACCATCCGGTCCAAACCCCAAGCCCCGCCGCCCAGCCGCGGTCCGGAGGAGTACGGGGAAACCAGGCCTTCGCCGTCGGGGTACCCGGGGGCACCCGGGGGTACCCGCTTTGGCGGGTCAGCGGGTCGGCGGGTCGGCCTGCTGCAGGAACTGGCCGAGTACCGGACCAACCTGCGCCTGCTGGATGGCACCTTCATCAACTCGGCAGAACTCGTGGACAAGGACGAAGAGAACTTCAGCCAAGCCCAACTGGACCGCTTCCGGAGCGACTTGGATGATCTCAGAAAGTACGATGCGCGGGTCAGGCTCCCGGACGGCCGCGAATGGGCCACCGCCGAACTCACGATACTTGGGCCGGCGATCGCGACCGCCGACCAGCTGCGCGCCTGGCTCGAGGCTGAAGCCCGGAAGCGCGTGAGGACTGAGCAGTGGGGGCGGGAGTTCGTCCCCTTCCCGGACCTGGTGGACCTCTACCTGCGGATCGGCGCCGAGTACGGCGTCCGCGGCGACCTGGCCCTGGCCCAGGCGGCCAAGGAAACCGGCTACTGGCAATTCGGCGGTGACGTGCAACCGGACCAGAACAACTTCTGCGGGCTCTGGGCGACGGGCACCGCCTTGACCGGCGGGGAATCCCTGAACGGGGCCGATCCGGCCCTGGTTCGCCTCGAGGCGGGCCGCCACGGGGCGACATTTGCTACCCCGCAAGCCGGGGTCGAAGCGCACATCCAGCACCTGTACGCCTACGCGACCACGGACCCCCTGCCGCCTGGCAAGGTCCTCCTGAGCCCCCGGTTTGTCTATGTGCAGCGCGGGAGCGCTCCGACCTGGCAGGGGCTGAACGCCAGGTGGGCGGTTCCCGGGACGACTTACGGCCAGAGCATCATCCACGACTTCTGGCTGAAAGCCCTCTACTACTGATCGGGGCCTTTTCCCTCAGCGCGGCTCGGCAACGGTCCGCTCCGGTGCCTGCGAGCACGGCGCCCAATGTCCATCCCCCGGGTCTTGGGCTTTAAGGTTCCGAAGTATGTGCGGCTTTCCGGGTCCGCCCGGATGGCGGAGGTATTAAACTTGGCCTGGTGTAAAAGGCCGACCGGAAGCTCCCGGGCCTGATAACCATCGTCAGCCGGTCCTATGCCGGTTTTTTCCTGTTTCCGGGCGAGTGCCAAGCCAACCCCACTTAGTTACAATAAATGGGTGTAATGTAAAACATTGCATTCAGAGGAACTTTTATTGACGGGTGGGTGTTGGTTCTGAGTTCCACGGGATGGCACACGCTGACCCCCCGGAACAGGAACACCTGTGCCAGGGTATCGCTGACCGACGGGGTACCCGCGTCAGCGGGTCGGCCGGCGCAAGATGTGAAAACAAGCCGGGGTGCCCGTGGCCTGTTATTGATCTCGGGTCTGGCGGTGGTGTTCCTGCTTGTGTGCGGCACGGCCTTTTTCGGGTTCGGGGGTACCGCCGGGCAGCCGGAACCCATGGTGATGGCGGTGGCCGAAGCGCCCGCCGACCCGCTGACCCGACCCGCTGACCCGCTAAAGCGGGTACCCCCGGGTACCCCGGGCGGGTACCCCCGGGTACCCCGGATGCCCGACCGGGTGGACCGTTCCAAGGAAGTCGACCCGGGCCCGCTCCTGGAAACCACCACCCAACAGTCAGCCCGGGCCGAGCGGTTGGAGACGGAACCGGCCGCCCGGGGCGGGGGGCGGTGGCTGGCGATGCTCGCCACGGCCTACACCCCGGATTGCGGCAACGGCGACGGCTACACCGCGACGATGACCAGGCCGCGGATCGGGGTCATCGCGGTCGATCCCCTGGTTATTCCCTACAAAACGTTGGTCTACATCGAAAAGTATGGATACTTCCGGGCCGAGGACACCGGCGCGGACATCAAGGGCAACCGGATCGACATCTACATGGAAACCAGGGCGGAAGCCCTGGAGTTCGGCCGGCGCTGGGTGGACGTCAAGGTCATCGGGAAAATAGAGGAATGAGGGGCTTTCACCGGGCCGGGCCGGTTGCCTTGAGGGCGCGCGGCGCGGTTGCCGTGCCGTTGACGTAGCGGTCCCGGAAGACTCCGGCGACCCCGAGCAGGATCAGGGCCGCGCCCCCGACGGTCCACGCGGTGATCGCCTCGTTCAGAATCAGCCGGCCCAGGATCATCGCGATGACCGGGTTCACGTAGGCGTAGGTCATGACGATGTTCGTGGGCAAACTGCGCAGGGCCCGCACGAACGAGGTAAAGGCGAGAAGGGACCCGAAAACCACGAGGTAGCCCCAGGCCCACCAGGCGGCGGGCGTGGGGTTCGGCAGCGGCTCGTTGAAGATCAGGACGAGCACAAGAAAACCGGCTCCGCCGAAGAGGTGCTGGTAGGCGGAACTGGCGATGACGCTCATGCCCACCGGTCTCCGGTTCTGGATCAGGGAGCCGATCCCCCAACTGACCGGTGCGGCCAGCAGGGCGATGACGGCCAGGGTGTCGGCCCGCGTACCGGTCGCCAGTACGGGGGCGGTCAACAGGACGAGGCCGGCGAAGCCGATCAGCAGTGAACCGGCCAGGAGCCAGGAGGGCGGTCTGCGGTCCAGAAAGGCCATCATGACGGCTACCCAGATGGGCGTTGAACCGACCAGAAGGGCGGCGTAGGCGGAATCGGCCCGCTGTTCGGCCCACATTACCAGCCCGTTTCCCCCAGTCCAAAGCAGGATGCCCGAGACCGCGAGGACGAGCAGTTCTTCCTTTGTCGGCCGGAGGCGGCTCCGGGTCAGGCCGGCCCAGAGCAGCAGCAAAACCCCGGCGAGCAGCACGCGCATGGCCCCCATGATGAAAGGGGGAAAACCGCCGCCTTCGCCCACGGCCACCCGGATGGCCAGGTAGGTGCTGCCCCAGACGACGTACACCACCAGCAAGTCGAGATAGGCGGACCAGCTTTCCCTTCCGGTCGGGTTGGAATCGCCGGTGGCGGTTGGCGCGGCGCTCACGTCCGGTCTTTGCCTCCCAGAGTCTGCAAAATAATAACTCCTATTGTATAGTGAGCGGAACTGGCACGGTCAAAGGAAATTTGTTGGTGCAATTTTTTTCCTGTGCACTCACAAGAAGGTAATCCTGCCGTTTTTTCTGTTTAGCCAATTCGGCCAGGTCCGGGATGTGGGCCAGGGCCACCAGCGCGGTTGCCGCAAGTCCACGACTCTGATAATCAACGCCTCCGATGCAGTGGAAAAGGTCTTAGGACACTCTAATTATAATACAGAATACAGAGGGCGGCGGCCCGGTGCTAAAAACCGAGCAATTTGTGCACGCCCAGGAGCTTGCCGGACATCACCAGCACGGAAACCACCAAGAACACGCGGATCCATTTGTCCCCCTTGTGCACGGCAAACGCGCTGCCCAGGTAGGCCCCGATCCCGTTGCCAGCAGCCAGGGCGAGGCCGAGGATCCAGTCCACCTTGCCGCTCAGCACAAAGACCAGCAGCGAGGAGAGCATATAGATGGCCGTGACGAACACTTTCAGGCTGTTGATCTTCACCAGCGACATGCCGGTGATCAGCGCCAGGGCCGCGATGATGATGAACCCGACGCCGGCCTGGATGAAGCCGCCGTAGAAGCCGACCCCGAAGAAAGCGAGCGCGGCCGCCGCGAGGCGCAGCGGGGTGAAGTTTTCCACTTCCGCTTTGAGGAAGTATTTCTCCGGCCGCACGATGATCAGCACCATCACCAGCAGCATCACCATCGCCAACACCTGGTTGAACATCTCGTCCGAAAGGGAGATGGCGAACCGGGCCCCGACGATGGAGCCCAGGACCGCCGGCACGCCCAGGAAAATGCTGAGCTTCGGATAGAAGAAACCTTTCCGGCGGAAATAGCCGACAGCCACGAGGCTCTGAACCATCAGCGCCACGCGGTTCGTGCCGTTGGCCACCGCCGAGGGGAGCCCGGCGAAGATGAGTACCGGCAGCGAGATCAGGGAACCGCCGCCGCCCACGGTATTCACAAACCCGGCCACAATACCGGCGACAAAAATGAGCAGTATCTGTATTTCGCTC is drawn from Candidatus Desulforudis audaxviator MP104C and contains these coding sequences:
- a CDS encoding 3D domain-containing protein translates to MVLSSTGWHTLTPRNRNTCARVSLTDGVPASAGRPAQDVKTSRGARGLLLISGLAVVFLLVCGTAFFGFGGTAGQPEPMVMAVAEAPADPLTRPADPLKRVPPGTPGGYPRVPRMPDRVDRSKEVDPGPLLETTTQQSARAERLETEPAARGGGRWLAMLATAYTPDCGNGDGYTATMTRPRIGVIAVDPLVIPYKTLVYIEKYGYFRAEDTGADIKGNRIDIYMETRAEALEFGRRWVDVKVIGKIEE
- a CDS encoding L,D-transpeptidase; the protein is MKRALYVLAGLLAGLAILLVAAGQFKPWNYHFPPDKRPLPRAEIVYRDGENLVFAGSGGVTVRNQAARTEFRLPVSAGKIQTVQRLHHKTAQELPLLGWAVVDGLKVVTGGEVYLVRTKPDARLLAVYPRPKSGGDRIIINKSANRLYFYQGGELAVIYSVATGKRPEYTPEGTFTVVNKVSLPGDNDSDPRFGLRWLGLAVPCEKDRRRENDPRAPGGIKYGIHGTNEPDSIGTHASGGCVRLRNEDIVELFELVTVGTTVDIIP
- a CDS encoding DMT family transporter, producing the protein MSAAPTATGDSNPTGRESWSAYLDLLVVYVVWGSTYLAIRVAVGEGGGFPPFIMGAMRVLLAGVLLLLWAGLTRSRLRPTKEELLVLAVSGILLWTGGNGLVMWAEQRADSAYAALLVGSTPIWVAVMMAFLDRRPPSWLLAGSLLIGFAGLVLLTAPVLATGTRADTLAVIALLAAPVSWGIGSLIQNRRPVGMSVIASSAYQHLFGGAGFLVLVLIFNEPLPNPTPAAWWAWGYLVVFGSLLAFTSFVRALRSLPTNIVMTYAYVNPVIAMILGRLILNEAITAWTVGGAALILLGVAGVFRDRYVNGTATAPRALKATGPAR
- a CDS encoding stalk domain-containing protein: MSAATLLLPVLVCLMLFLAPAGPAGATALSYDVGVVINASLLSIPAHDQQAFIKDGRVYVPLRAVGKNLGCEVEWIRETRQVVITSRGRPADPLKRVPPGTPAAALPGRTGDRQRVQIVVDGQIKEFSADYGEPFITAAGRTVVPLRAVGEALGCEVDWNSATRLVTIRSKPQAPPPSRGPEEYGETRPSPSGYPGAPGGTRFGGSAGRRVGLLQELAEYRTNLRLLDGTFINSAELVDKDEENFSQAQLDRFRSDLDDLRKYDARVRLPDGREWATAELTILGPAIATADQLRAWLEAEARKRVRTEQWGREFVPFPDLVDLYLRIGAEYGVRGDLALAQAAKETGYWQFGGDVQPDQNNFCGLWATGTALTGGESLNGADPALVRLEAGRHGATFATPQAGVEAHIQHLYAYATTDPLPPGKVLLSPRFVYVQRGSAPTWQGLNARWAVPGTTYGQSIIHDFWLKALYY
- a CDS encoding NADAR family protein, with amino-acid sequence MIRFWKTLEPYGFMNTVSAYGFELDGRFWPTVEHYYQANKFDETAEITYSSGKTIPLREHVRCQATAKMAAIEGGRRDLPLRADWDAVQEDVMLRALRAKFTQHPELREKLLATGNEELVHDSPDDYHWGIGKQGTGKNRLGVLLMRLRDELRAEETGGGR
- a CDS encoding sulfite exporter TauE/SafE family protein → MSEIQILLIFVAGIVAGFVNTVGGGGSLISLPVLIFAGLPSAVANGTNRVALMVQSLVAVGYFRRKGFFYPKLSIFLGVPAVLGSIVGARFAISLSDEMFNQVLAMVMLLVMVLIIVRPEKYFLKAEVENFTPLRLAAAALAFFGVGFYGGFIQAGVGFIIIAALALITGMSLVKINSLKVFVTAIYMLSSLLVFVLSGKVDWILGLALAAGNGIGAYLGSAFAVHKGDKWIRVFLVVSVLVMSGKLLGVHKLLGF
- a CDS encoding mechanosensitive ion channel family protein — encoded protein: MDGMTFFEQLNASVQTYLLDVAFWLRAAEVTARVLVIIVAAHLIVRLARKAIQKLLKQRDKGLVKVDERRLGTVSALLGNVVGYVVYFVMVLMILAQLGFNLGPVLAGAGIIGLAVGFGAQNLVRDVISGLFIILEDQYAVGDYVSIGNFTGTVQEVGLRVTRIKQWTGEVHFIPNGTITQVTNFSKENSAAVVDVGVAYGEKIDEVTRVLEALLARLRMETEDIVGEAKVMGVQALGDSGVVLRVMAECKPMTQFDVARKLRAMIKAEFDEKNIEIPYPRMVVYQRE
- a CDS encoding FapA family protein; the encoded protein is MWIEGGRVQVRNPVGDGRRARIGATNKLQLLINGQPVTGMALLAEADQIVVEPVVEHLEPELQLEISPDGLEAHLTIKCGRVLEYVPADQGPQFNLMLEAEARIREVIPPTKEMALDLINRKGVRFGINYPYLKEIFDQPVEGSYLVARGRPPRPGEPDRVEYFFALSPFVEKDGDRGEPFDFREIRQLQSVEAGDCLAVLRRGTPGEPGNTVRGDVILPPKQESIELIAGPGTRLLDEGLRVVATTSGLPTARVSRNRVVFSVQPVFVHEGDLTPQDQNIRFRGNVHIKGNVGEGMTVEAAENVLVAGTVNQAKIAAVGHLQVGGNVFASNLQAGCSLCCSLQTIRPQLEQITQSLELLIHLARELMKSPVFQEVNVTFNLLVLNLIEVRFPRLRAQVYDLCTRIRKTVPAMPDELKDLVNLLERNFTGVVQFGDIQDLEELYHKSSFICSCLENETTSCADASLPYAVNSRIEATGRVFIFGKGIYHCTVIAGGT
- a CDS encoding RDD family protein → MYDQDQLDTDREPSVQYAGFWVRVAATILDGFILGIPITIFVSALFGWEWYTGGEASGRADFVNLVLWVAVTTAFWVNWDGKTPGKKIMGIKIVTYPGRREFGYGKALLRYLLGYTVSALLLGLGFVLVAFQKDKRGLHDLIAGTCVVYDR
- a CDS encoding transposase; the encoded protein is MAIIPQQRLFGWQEIDELGDLERFLLVVNHLPDEQLMQKLERERGKGRDDYPVRAVWNSILAGIVFQHVSVESLRRELCRNGQLRELCGFDPARGEDAVPPSYIYSRILVKLMRHADEVENIFTRLVDEIRVLLPDFGRILAIDSKAVSSLARGKKRDEEEKVQKPDGRRDTDADWGRKTYRGRKKGGTLWEKVVWWFGYKLHLVVDAVYELPVGFAVTKASASDVKEGHILIDRVAKEHPEIVARCEALAADKAFDDIKLNVKLWDEYRIKPVIDIRNTWRDGEETWLVTGKENIVYDYRGTVYCCCPETNKHREMAFGGFEKDRETLKYRCPARHYGVECRGMEQCAATGGIRIPLVEDRRIFTPLARSSYKWKTLYKKRTAVERVNARLDEAYGFEKHFIRGLKKMKLRCGLALMVMLAMAVGRLRQKQGIDLRSLVKAA